A genomic region of Gossypium hirsutum isolate 1008001.06 chromosome D01, Gossypium_hirsutum_v2.1, whole genome shotgun sequence contains the following coding sequences:
- the LOC107922407 gene encoding V-type proton ATPase subunit B2 — MGAEKNFIDMEEGTLEIGMEYRTVSGVAGPLVILDKVKGPKYQEIVNIRLGDGTTRRGQVLEVDGEKAVVQVFEGTSGIDNKYTTVQFTGEVLKTPVSLDMLGRIFNGSGKPIDNGPPILPEAYLDISGSSINPSERTYPEEMIQTGISTIDVMNSIARGQKIPLFSAAGLPHNEIAAQICRQAGLVKRLEKSDNLLDDQEEDNFAIVFAAMGVNMETAQFFKRDFEENGSMERVTLFLNLANDPTIERIITPRIALTTAEYLAYECGKHVLVILTDMSSYADALREVSAAREEVPGRRGYPGYMYTDLATIYERAGRIEGRKGSITQIPILTMPNDDITHPTPDLTGYITEGQIYIDRQLHNRQIYPPINVLPSLSRLMKSAIGEGMTRRDHADVSNQLYANYAIGKDVQAMKAVVGEEALSSEDLLYLEFLDKFERKFVTQGAYDTRNIFQSLDLAWTLLRIFPRELLHRIPAKTLDQYYSRES; from the exons ATGGGTGCTGAAAAGAATTTCATTGACATGGAGGAGGGAACTCTGGAGATCGGAATGG AGTATAGAACTGTGTCCGGTGTTGCTGGACCATTGGTCATTCTTGACAAAGTTAAG GGTCCAAAGTATCAGGAGATTGTCAATATTCGTTTGGGTGATGGAACAACTCGACGAGGTCAAGTCTTGGAAGTTGATGGAGAGAAAGCAGTTGTGCAG GTTTTTGAAGGAACATCTGGAATTGACAACAAATACACAACTGTGCAATTTACAGGAGAG GTTTTGAAAACTCCTGTGTCATTAGATATGCTAGGGCGCATATTTAATGGCTCTGGAAAACCCATTGATAATGGACCTCCTATTTTGCCCGAGGCATACCTAGATATTTCTG GGAGTTCCATCAATCCTAGTGAGAGAACTTACCCTGAAGAGATGATTCAAACAGGCATATCAACAATTGATGTGATGAACTCAATTGCTCGTGGACAGAAGATTCCTCTTTTTTCTGCTGCTGGTCTTCCTCATAATGAGATAGCTGCTCAAATTTGTCGTCAAGCGGGTCTCGTAAAGCGATTGGAAAAGTCTGATAATCTCCTTGAT GATCAGGAAGAAGATAATTTTGCCATTGTGTTTGCTGCCATGGGGGTGAACATGGAGACAGCACAATTTTTTAAGAGAGATTTTGAGGAAAATGGATCTATGGAGAGAGTGACCCTTTTCTTGAACCTG GCCAATGACCCCACTATCGAACGAATTATTACACCTCGAATTGCCCTCACAACTGCAGAGTATTTGGCTTATGAATGTGGGAAGCATGTTCTGGTTATATTGACAGATATGAGTTCTTATGCAGATGCTCTTCGTGAG GTATCTGCTGCTCGTGAAGAAGTCCCTGGAAGGCGTGGGTATCCTGGTTACATGTATACTGATCTGGCAACAATTTATGAACGTGCAGGGCGTATAGAAGGAAGAAAAGGTTCCATCACCCAAATTCCCATTTTGACCATGCCTAATGATG ATATAACACATCCTACACCAGATCTGACTGGTTATATTACTGAAGGGCAGATTTACATTGATAGACAACTTCACAATCGACAG ATATACCCACCAATTAATGTACTCCCTTCACTCTCTCGATTAATGAAG AGTGCTATTGGTGAGGGGATGACTCGTAGAGATCATGCTGATGTGTCCAACCAG CTCTATGCAAATTATGCTATCGGAAAAGATGTTCAAGCAATGAAAGCTGTAGTTGGAGAGGAAGCACTTTCTTCTGAGGATCTG CTTTATCTGGAGTTCCTAGacaaatttgagagaaaattcGTGACTCAAGGTGCTTATGATACTCGCAACATCTTCCAGTCGCTTGATCTAGCATGGACTTTGCTTCGTATCTTCCCTCGCGAACTTCTCCATCGTATACCTGCAAAGACACTTGACCAGTACTACAGTCGCGAATCGTGA